The following proteins are co-located in the Apis mellifera strain DH4 linkage group LG9, Amel_HAv3.1, whole genome shotgun sequence genome:
- the LOC409805 gene encoding uncharacterized protein LOC409805 isoform X2, whose amino-acid sequence MDARFRSNLDMIGRNEPITRKARFWQSYVRALKGTDDIRAPEHTHRPRSIFRSDYPELHSTSWPFGKSIFENPIHAADRINVPGYRYLPVHREIYGYSPRQIYPHQYKPVERFIPAKPFDPEQAWADHLNRLADIDKLYPSKSPLLARHISPPLSTKRLFDIHGNLVTDYDYLPSFPSLLRKKPLFDLLEPSVMAPISAFTRDPWWYPSYAPYIPSYAAKSTPFYLRDSYLSPVKRSYLWSRHPIRPFAHAY is encoded by the exons ATGGACGCGCGCTTTAGAAGCAATCTCGACATGATTGGGCGCAACGAGCCTATCACAAGGAAAGCCAGATTCTGGCAAAGTTATGTTCGAGCCTTAAAAG GCACCGATGATATCAGAGCCCCTGAGCACACGCACAGACCCCGCAGTATTTTCCGCTCAGATTACCCTGAGCTGCATTCCACCTCGTGGCCATTTGGAAAATCTATCTTTGAAAATCCCATCCACGCAGCTGATCGCATCAATGTTCCTGGATACAG GTACCTGCCTGTTCACCGTGAGATCTATGGTTACTCACCGAGGCAGATCTACCCGCATCAATACAAACCTGTAGAACGCTTCATCCCTG CGAAACCATTCGACCCTGAGCAAGCTTGGGCTGATCATCTGAATCGCTTGGCAGACATTGACAAGCTGTATCCAAGCAAATCGCCTTTGCTGGCTCGGCATATTAGCCCTCCTCTCAGTACGAAACGATTGTTCGATATCCACG gtAACTTGGTAACCGATTACGATTATTTACCATCGTTCCCTTCGTTGTTACGCAAGAAACCATTATTCGACCTCCTTGAGCCATCAGTAATGGCACCGATCAGCGCTTTCACTAGAGACCCATGGTGGTATCCTAGTTATGCTCCTTATATTCCAAGTTATGCTGCGAAATCCACTCCGTTTTATCTGAGAGATAGTTACCTAAGTCCTGTTAAACGTAGCTATCTATGGAGCCGACATCCCATCAGGCCTTTCG cTCATGCCTATTGA
- the LOC409805 gene encoding uncharacterized protein LOC409805 isoform X1: protein MDARFRSNLDMIGRNEPITRKARFWQSYVRALKGTDDIRAPEHTHRPRSIFRSDYPELHSTSWPFGKSIFENPIHAADRINVPGYRYLPVHREIYGYSPRQIYPHQYKPVERFIPAKPFDPEQAWADHLNRLADIDKLYPSKSPLLARHISPPLSTKRLFDIHGNLVTDYDYLPSFPSLLRKKPLFDLLEPSVMAPISAFTRDPWWYPSYAPYIPSYAAKSTPFYLRDSYLSPVKRSYLWSRHPIRPFGALYYYYSQPVPRFHFTRPWYNKRTTY, encoded by the exons ATGGACGCGCGCTTTAGAAGCAATCTCGACATGATTGGGCGCAACGAGCCTATCACAAGGAAAGCCAGATTCTGGCAAAGTTATGTTCGAGCCTTAAAAG GCACCGATGATATCAGAGCCCCTGAGCACACGCACAGACCCCGCAGTATTTTCCGCTCAGATTACCCTGAGCTGCATTCCACCTCGTGGCCATTTGGAAAATCTATCTTTGAAAATCCCATCCACGCAGCTGATCGCATCAATGTTCCTGGATACAG GTACCTGCCTGTTCACCGTGAGATCTATGGTTACTCACCGAGGCAGATCTACCCGCATCAATACAAACCTGTAGAACGCTTCATCCCTG CGAAACCATTCGACCCTGAGCAAGCTTGGGCTGATCATCTGAATCGCTTGGCAGACATTGACAAGCTGTATCCAAGCAAATCGCCTTTGCTGGCTCGGCATATTAGCCCTCCTCTCAGTACGAAACGATTGTTCGATATCCACG gtAACTTGGTAACCGATTACGATTATTTACCATCGTTCCCTTCGTTGTTACGCAAGAAACCATTATTCGACCTCCTTGAGCCATCAGTAATGGCACCGATCAGCGCTTTCACTAGAGACCCATGGTGGTATCCTAGTTATGCTCCTTATATTCCAAGTTATGCTGCGAAATCCACTCCGTTTTATCTGAGAGATAGTTACCTAAGTCCTGTTAAACGTAGCTATCTATGGAGCCGACATCCCATCAGGCCTTTCG GAGCGTTATACTACTATTATTCGCAGCCAGTTCCACGATTTCACTTTACCCGCCCATGGTACAATAAACGTACCACATATTAA